In one window of Streptomyces sp. FXJ1.172 DNA:
- a CDS encoding collagenase, producing MRYRFALPGRGRGRTAARMAGAAAVCVTMAGLLSAPALAAPRPPSGTAAVPRARTSVPSPAGATAAATERPANQSRRLSPAQLPPIQPLSARPARRAAKAASCTPADFGSRTGSALAAFVKASTTDCVNTLFAVTGQDAHGIFRQPQMLTVAAAFTRAAAQYRGDDSGGLEQLVLFLRAGYYVQFNHSADVGPYTSRLTTAVTTGLDAFFARSHAYDVTAANGDILGETVVLTDSADQQGRYLPVYQRLLSDYDSSYDTVDSMVRAVNDVYTPLWRGNWNPDYVQAVAADPSVTDTLHDFALDHTDLLGTDLAFLDSNAGMNLARYVEHPELQSDVRPLAKDLLDESEMTGPTAALWVAVATQASAYDGADCAYYDVCDLPARLTAAALPVTHHCDAAHTVRAESLTADDLAAVCASVLNQDAYFRNLVKADGPIPGQYASTIQLVVFASRADYQTYAGAIYGVSTDNGGITLDGNPSDPGNQTTSIMYQKGSDDGFTARIWNLNHEYTHFLDGRDDMKGDFATQTSVPDVWWIEGLAEYVSYGYRGLADDQAVQEAGKHTYTLSTLFENTYANSDTTRTYPWGYLAVRYMAEHHPDDVQHMLARFRTGDYAGGYAVYHDGIGTRYDADFDQWLTTCAAGGCAQPSKA from the coding sequence ATGCGCTATCGCTTCGCGCTGCCCGGACGCGGACGCGGCCGAACGGCCGCACGCATGGCCGGTGCCGCCGCCGTCTGCGTCACCATGGCCGGCCTGCTCTCCGCGCCGGCACTGGCCGCACCCCGGCCGCCCTCCGGTACGGCGGCCGTGCCCCGCGCGCGCACCTCCGTGCCGTCGCCGGCCGGTGCCACCGCCGCTGCCACCGAGCGCCCCGCGAACCAGTCCCGTCGGCTCAGTCCGGCCCAACTCCCGCCGATCCAGCCCCTGTCGGCCCGCCCGGCGCGGAGAGCGGCCAAGGCGGCCTCGTGCACCCCGGCCGACTTCGGCAGCCGTACCGGCTCCGCCCTCGCCGCCTTCGTGAAGGCCTCGACCACGGACTGTGTGAACACCCTCTTCGCGGTCACGGGCCAGGACGCGCACGGCATCTTCCGCCAGCCCCAGATGCTCACCGTGGCGGCCGCGTTCACCCGCGCCGCCGCGCAGTACCGTGGTGACGACTCCGGCGGCCTGGAGCAACTGGTCCTGTTCCTGCGGGCCGGATACTACGTCCAGTTCAACCACTCGGCGGACGTGGGCCCGTACACCTCCCGTCTCACCACGGCCGTCACCACCGGACTGGACGCCTTCTTCGCCCGCTCGCACGCCTACGACGTGACGGCGGCCAACGGCGACATCCTCGGCGAGACCGTCGTCCTCACCGACAGCGCCGACCAGCAGGGCCGCTATCTCCCCGTCTACCAGCGGCTGTTGAGCGACTACGACAGTTCGTACGACACCGTGGACAGCATGGTCAGGGCGGTCAACGACGTCTACACCCCGCTGTGGCGCGGGAACTGGAACCCCGACTACGTCCAGGCGGTTGCCGCCGACCCGTCGGTCACCGACACCCTGCACGACTTCGCGCTGGACCACACCGACCTGCTCGGCACCGATCTGGCCTTCCTGGACTCCAACGCGGGCATGAACCTGGCCCGTTACGTGGAGCACCCCGAACTCCAGTCGGACGTACGGCCGTTGGCCAAGGACCTGCTGGACGAGTCGGAGATGACCGGCCCCACGGCCGCACTGTGGGTCGCGGTGGCCACACAGGCGAGTGCCTACGACGGTGCCGACTGCGCGTACTACGACGTCTGCGACCTGCCCGCCAGGCTCACCGCCGCCGCCCTGCCCGTCACCCACCACTGCGACGCGGCGCACACCGTCCGCGCCGAGTCACTGACGGCCGACGACCTCGCCGCCGTGTGCGCCAGCGTGCTGAACCAGGACGCCTACTTCCGGAACCTGGTCAAGGCCGACGGGCCGATACCCGGCCAGTACGCCTCCACCATCCAGCTCGTCGTCTTCGCCAGCCGCGCCGACTACCAGACCTACGCCGGCGCCATCTACGGCGTCAGCACCGACAATGGCGGCATCACGCTCGACGGCAACCCGTCCGACCCGGGCAACCAGACCACGTCGATCATGTACCAGAAGGGCTCCGACGACGGATTCACGGCCCGGATCTGGAACCTCAACCACGAGTACACGCACTTCCTCGACGGCCGTGACGACATGAAGGGCGACTTCGCCACGCAGACCTCGGTGCCGGACGTGTGGTGGATCGAGGGCCTGGCCGAGTACGTCTCCTACGGCTACCGGGGGCTGGCCGACGACCAGGCGGTCCAGGAGGCCGGCAAGCACACGTACACGCTGAGCACGCTCTTCGAGAACACCTACGCCAACAGCGACACGACCCGCACCTACCCGTGGGGCTACCTCGCCGTGCGCTACATGGCCGAGCACCACCCCGACGACGTCCAGCACATGCTCGCCCGCTTCCGCACCGGTGACTACGCCGGCGGATACGCCGTCTACCACGACGGCATCGGCACCCGCTACGACGCCGACTTCGACCAGTGGCTCACCACGTGCGCCGCGGGCGGCTGCGCCCAGCCCTCGAAGGCGTGA
- a CDS encoding glyceraldehyde-3-phosphate dehydrogenase — protein MTVNDDSFTNWKIREEIAESMIPLIGKLHRERDVTVLLHSRSLVNKSVVSILKTHRFARQIAGAELSVTETMPFLRALTDLDLGPSQIDLGLLAGMYNADDRGLSVADFTAEAVAGATGGNKIERREPRDVVLYGFGRIGRLVARLLIEKAGSGNGLRLRAIVVRGGGGRATEDLVKRASLLRRDSIHGQFHGTITVDEANSAIVANGNAIKVIYADDPTAVDYTEYGIRDAILIDNTGKWRDREGLSKHLRPGIEKVVLTAPGKGDVPNIVHGVNHDTVKPDEQILSCASCTTNAIVPPLKAMDDEYGVLRGHVETVHSFTNDQNLLDNYHKSERRGRSAPLNMVITETGAASAVAKALPELKAKISGSSIRVPVPDVSIAILNLQLARETTREEVHDHLREVSLTSPLRRQIDFTTAPDAVSSDFIGSRHASIVDAGALKVDGDNAILYLWYDNEFGYSCQVVRVVQHVSGVEYPTFPATAV, from the coding sequence GTGACTGTCAACGACGACTCGTTCACCAACTGGAAGATCCGCGAGGAGATCGCGGAGTCGATGATCCCGCTCATCGGGAAGCTGCACCGCGAGCGGGACGTGACCGTCCTGCTGCACAGCCGCTCCCTGGTGAACAAGTCGGTGGTCAGCATCCTGAAGACGCACCGCTTCGCGCGGCAGATCGCCGGCGCGGAGCTGTCCGTCACCGAGACCATGCCGTTCCTGCGGGCCCTGACCGACCTCGACCTCGGGCCCTCCCAGATCGACCTCGGCCTGCTGGCCGGCATGTACAACGCCGACGACCGCGGGCTGAGCGTGGCGGACTTCACCGCCGAGGCCGTCGCCGGCGCGACCGGCGGCAACAAGATCGAGCGCCGTGAGCCGCGCGACGTCGTCCTGTACGGCTTCGGCCGCATCGGCCGCCTCGTCGCCCGCCTGCTGATCGAGAAGGCCGGCTCCGGCAACGGCCTCAGGCTGCGCGCCATCGTGGTGCGCGGTGGCGGCGGCCGGGCCACCGAGGATCTCGTCAAGCGCGCCTCGCTGCTGCGCCGCGACTCCATCCACGGCCAGTTCCACGGCACGATCACCGTGGACGAGGCGAACAGCGCCATCGTGGCCAACGGCAACGCCATCAAGGTGATCTACGCCGACGACCCGACGGCCGTCGACTACACCGAGTACGGCATCCGGGACGCCATCCTCATCGACAACACCGGCAAGTGGCGCGACCGCGAGGGCCTGTCCAAGCACCTGCGCCCCGGCATCGAGAAGGTCGTGCTGACCGCGCCGGGCAAGGGCGACGTCCCGAACATCGTGCACGGCGTCAACCACGACACCGTCAAGCCGGACGAGCAGATCCTGTCCTGCGCCTCGTGCACCACCAACGCCATCGTCCCGCCGCTGAAGGCGATGGACGACGAGTACGGCGTGCTGCGCGGCCACGTGGAGACCGTCCACTCGTTCACCAACGACCAGAACCTGCTGGACAACTACCACAAGTCCGAGCGCCGTGGCCGTTCCGCGCCGCTCAACATGGTGATCACCGAGACCGGTGCCGCCTCCGCCGTCGCCAAGGCGCTGCCGGAACTCAAGGCGAAGATCAGCGGCAGCTCGATCCGCGTCCCGGTGCCGGACGTCTCGATCGCGATCCTCAACCTCCAGCTGGCCCGTGAGACCACCCGCGAGGAGGTCCACGACCACCTGCGCGAGGTCTCGCTGACCTCGCCGCTGCGCCGCCAGATCGACTTCACCACGGCGCCCGACGCGGTCTCCAGCGACTTCATCGGCTCGCGCCACGCCTCGATCGTGGACGCCGGCGCCCTCAAGGTCGACGGCGACAACGCGATCCTCTACCTGTGGTACGACAACGAGTTCGGTTACTCCTGCCAGGTCGTCCGGGTCGTCCAGCACGTCTCGGGCGTCGAGTACCCGACGTTCCCGGCCACGGCCGTGTGA
- a CDS encoding glycosyltransferase family 39 protein, with the protein MSTSSVPRPESAVPSGPPRRPALPRIVRRGTPEGVLPALALFTAVRFAGVLAMILTNAARGHPLVKTLAHSWDSRWYLHIAAEGYGHKIWITPQGAVQADWAFFPLYPGMIRALTTVLPLTPGQAALLISWICAVVAAYGVYAIGHHLYGRGVATALVALWAAMPHAAELTIAYTESLFAALAIWSLYHVIKGNWLWAGTLAALAGLARPSGFAIAVAVSLAAAWEAWRRRGRVPVSLWAGAVLAPLGWLGYVLWVGSQTGDLLGGYFKVQSAWDSKFDFGIGSARFVKGLLLHGGGVVYPMALVIVAAGVLLFALLCLERAPLALVVFSGVLILLVVGGSGSFSSKPRFLLPAFPLLIPMARALARTWRLRPAHAVLVYGALTITSLLFGAYLTTVAKSPL; encoded by the coding sequence GTGAGCACCTCATCCGTACCCCGGCCCGAGTCGGCCGTCCCGTCCGGTCCCCCGCGTCGTCCGGCCCTGCCCCGGATCGTCCGGCGAGGGACCCCCGAGGGCGTGCTGCCGGCCCTCGCTCTGTTCACGGCAGTCCGGTTCGCCGGGGTCCTGGCGATGATCCTCACCAACGCGGCGCGGGGCCACCCGCTGGTCAAGACCCTCGCCCACTCCTGGGACTCCCGCTGGTATCTGCACATCGCCGCCGAGGGCTACGGCCACAAGATCTGGATCACCCCGCAGGGCGCCGTCCAGGCCGACTGGGCGTTCTTTCCCCTGTACCCGGGCATGATCAGGGCGCTGACCACGGTCCTGCCGCTGACCCCCGGCCAGGCCGCCCTCCTCATCTCCTGGATCTGCGCGGTCGTGGCGGCGTACGGCGTCTACGCCATCGGCCACCACCTCTACGGACGTGGCGTCGCCACCGCACTGGTCGCCCTGTGGGCCGCCATGCCGCACGCCGCCGAACTGACCATCGCCTACACCGAGTCGCTGTTCGCCGCGCTCGCCATCTGGTCCCTGTACCACGTGATCAAGGGCAACTGGCTGTGGGCCGGAACGCTGGCCGCGCTGGCGGGCCTCGCCCGGCCCAGCGGTTTCGCGATCGCGGTGGCCGTCTCCCTGGCCGCCGCCTGGGAGGCGTGGCGCCGCCGCGGCCGGGTTCCGGTGAGCCTGTGGGCCGGCGCCGTGCTGGCCCCGCTCGGCTGGCTCGGCTACGTGCTGTGGGTGGGCAGTCAGACCGGAGACCTGCTCGGCGGCTACTTCAAGGTGCAGAGCGCCTGGGACTCCAAATTCGACTTCGGCATCGGCTCGGCCCGGTTCGTCAAGGGCCTGCTGCTGCACGGCGGGGGCGTCGTCTACCCGATGGCCCTGGTGATAGTCGCGGCGGGCGTCCTGCTGTTCGCGCTGCTGTGCCTGGAGCGTGCCCCGCTGGCTCTGGTGGTCTTCTCGGGGGTCCTGATCCTGCTCGTGGTCGGCGGATCCGGCTCCTTCTCCTCCAAGCCGCGTTTCCTGCTGCCGGCCTTCCCGCTGCTCATCCCCATGGCCCGCGCGCTCGCCCGGACCTGGCGGCTGCGCCCGGCCCACGCGGTCCTCGTCTACGGCGCCCTCACCATCACGTCTCTGCTGTTCGGTGCCTATCTGACGACGGTGGCCAAGTCCCCGCTCTGA
- a CDS encoding PP2C family protein-serine/threonine phosphatase — protein sequence MPRKRSTDEGDELLARLGSLTAQARERAELQRSQVELAIALQRGMLPRDLPTAPGLHLAVRYTPANLGLNVGGDWYDAFALPDGRIGLAIGDVQGHNIEAAAFMGQVRAGLRALASVTSDPGELLARTNDLLLSLGSDLFATCTFMRLDLVTGVLESARAGHIPFVWATADGKSGVVDDEGGPPLGIETGMSYPVTRHRLTTGGVFVLLTDGVVEGPSLTIEDGLDQVVRLAGIAAVASLKPQSLAAAVIKGAESVGHEDDAAVLVVGLDAPCHRS from the coding sequence ATGCCCCGCAAGCGCTCCACGGACGAAGGCGACGAACTGCTGGCCCGACTCGGCTCGCTCACCGCCCAGGCACGCGAGCGCGCGGAGCTGCAGCGCAGCCAGGTCGAGCTGGCCATCGCCCTGCAGCGCGGCATGCTGCCCCGGGACCTGCCCACCGCCCCCGGGCTGCATCTCGCCGTTCGGTACACCCCGGCCAACCTCGGACTCAACGTGGGCGGTGACTGGTACGACGCCTTCGCCCTGCCCGACGGCCGGATAGGGCTGGCCATCGGCGACGTCCAGGGACACAACATCGAGGCCGCCGCCTTCATGGGCCAGGTCCGGGCCGGACTGCGCGCCCTCGCCTCCGTCACCAGTGACCCGGGCGAACTCCTCGCCCGCACCAACGACCTGCTGCTCTCCCTGGGCAGCGACCTCTTCGCCACCTGCACCTTCATGCGCCTCGACCTGGTCACCGGGGTGCTGGAGAGCGCCCGCGCCGGTCACATCCCCTTCGTGTGGGCCACGGCGGACGGCAAGTCCGGCGTCGTCGACGACGAGGGCGGGCCGCCGCTCGGCATCGAGACCGGCATGTCGTACCCGGTGACCCGGCACCGGCTGACCACGGGCGGTGTGTTCGTCCTGCTCACCGACGGCGTGGTCGAAGGCCCCTCACTGACCATCGAGGACGGCCTCGACCAGGTGGTGCGCCTGGCCGGGATAGCCGCCGTCGCGAGCCTGAAGCCCCAGTCGCTGGCCGCCGCCGTGATCAAGGGCGCCGAGAGCGTCGGCCACGAGGACGACGCGGCCGTCCTCGTCGTCGGCCTGGACGCACCGTGCCACCGGTCGTGA